Proteins co-encoded in one Nicotiana sylvestris chromosome 7, ASM39365v2, whole genome shotgun sequence genomic window:
- the LOC104236290 gene encoding uncharacterized protein produces the protein MDDLSIHKIQISGTTLASILHRLFSSSGDIHGLLFGHMSFSTTTPLSDDPATTSAAVTIASDDGPILTATITDFLSIPSHFPLPLHQLDDPSAAVLGWFSGRRKTPLRPSLKDSTTTLSLTSSASHSFTPQNAPYLLSLPPSLFLLLTTPFHEQLIHTHEYKAFQYRISTDSFDSKSLDIINIGPSFRSHYGSFSPISPFPLISCDLRGPNAMAEDEKLESLVSIKRGLKDQKELDLCAEGFEIGRLNKLMGSDASNYTAELEHLYDKMLVKLDSLARLVETSSAKVLEQENHNMKLRYKVAGLE, from the exons ATGGATGATCTCTCTATACACAAGATTCAAATCTCCGGCACTACTTTAGCCTCTATCCTCCACCGTCTTTTCTCATCCTCCGGCGACATCCACGGTCTATTATTCGGCCACATGTCATTCTCCACCACCACTCCTCTTTCCGACGACCCCGCCACTACCTCCGCCGCCGTAACCATCGCCTCCGACGACGGCCCAATTCTTACCGCCACTATCACCGATTTTCTCTCTATCCCTTCCCACTTTCCCCTCCCTTTACACCAGCTGGATGATCCTTCCGCCGCCGTTCTTGGTTGGTTTTCCGGTCGCCGAAAAACCCCTTTAAGACCCTCTTTAAAGGATTCTACAACTACCCTTTCTTTAACTTCCTCTGCTTCTCACTCTTTTACCCCTCAAAATGCTCCGTATTTACTTTCTCTGCCCCCCTCTTTGTTCCTTCTGTTAACGACGCCGTTTCATGAACAACTGATACATACCCACGAGTACAAAGCTTTTCAGTACCGTATTTCCACTGATTCATTCGACTCCAAAAGTTTAGATATTATCAACATTGGTCCATCATTTCGATCCCATTATGGTTCTTTTAGTCCTATTTCACCATTTCCTTTAATATCATGTGACTTAAGGGGTCCAAATGCAATggctgaggatgaaaagttggaATCTTTGGTGAGTATTAAAAGGGGTTTGAAGGATCAGAAGGAGTTGGATTTGTGTGCTGAAGGATTTGAGATTGGGAGATTGAACAAGTTGATGGGCTCTGATGCTTCAAATTATACTGCTGAATTGGAGCATTTGTATGATAAAATGCTTGTTAAGCTTGATAGTTTGGCTAGATTGGTGGAAACCAGTTCCGCTAAGGTTCTTGAGCAG GAAAACCACAATATGAAGTTGAGGTACAAAGTTGCTGGCTTGGAATGA